From Sulfurovum zhangzhouensis, the proteins below share one genomic window:
- a CDS encoding NAD(+) synthase, with translation MFGYYRVASAVNQTTVANPAKNAKEVISLIKEAHQKEVSVIVFPELTLTGYTASDLLLNQTLLQAQEDALNKILKNIKEINTIVILGYAHIEADRLYNCAIVLQNGNILGLVPKTYLPNKKEFYEKRQFVSGKGIVRTTTSLKGDEVPFGVDLLFNDGKDMTFGVEICEDLWAVTPPSNHMASNGANLIFNLSASNELIGKHEYREELVRTQSARCMAAYVYSSAGVGESTTDTVYGGHAIISEYGTTLKENERFRMDSHFITADVDLERLRWLRLNETSFSDGRRKPVSTIKVSPTPAISAVEREINPMPFVPSQYADKQARCDEIVQIQAHGLIKRMTHAHIQKAVIGISGGLDSTLALLSTHRAFDIMGWDHKDIVAITMPGFGTTTRTKSNAEKLCERLGVTLKTVEITNLSLNEFEAIEHDPSEHTVTYENVQARARTSILMNTANKIGGLVIGTGDLSEVALGWSTYNGDHMSMYALNSSIPKTLVQYVIEYFKSEEKIAAIIDDILATPISPELLPHKEDEIVQHTESIVGPYELHDFFLYHFIKYGAKPEKILYLAKKAFDIKYDEEHIKEWLTLFLKRFFTQQFKRSCIPDGPKVGTISLSPRADWRMPSDADFETWIKALDN, from the coding sequence TATTAAAGAAGCACATCAAAAAGAGGTTTCTGTCATTGTATTTCCAGAACTTACCCTTACCGGATACACTGCCAGTGATCTTTTACTTAACCAAACCCTCCTGCAAGCACAAGAGGATGCACTCAATAAGATATTAAAAAATATAAAAGAGATAAATACTATTGTCATCCTCGGTTACGCGCATATTGAAGCCGATAGGCTCTATAACTGTGCAATCGTACTTCAAAACGGTAATATCCTTGGACTCGTACCAAAAACCTACCTGCCGAATAAAAAAGAGTTCTATGAAAAACGCCAATTTGTAAGCGGCAAAGGAATCGTTAGAACTACTACTTCGCTTAAGGGGGATGAAGTACCGTTCGGTGTTGATCTTCTCTTTAATGATGGTAAAGACATGACCTTTGGTGTAGAGATATGTGAAGACCTCTGGGCCGTTACTCCGCCGAGCAATCACATGGCGAGCAATGGTGCAAACCTGATCTTCAATCTTTCAGCGAGTAATGAACTCATAGGTAAGCATGAGTATCGTGAAGAGTTGGTCCGTACACAAAGTGCACGTTGTATGGCTGCATATGTTTATAGCTCAGCAGGTGTGGGAGAATCTACCACAGATACCGTATATGGCGGACATGCAATCATCAGCGAATATGGTACGACACTCAAAGAAAATGAACGTTTCAGAATGGATAGCCATTTTATCACTGCGGATGTTGATCTGGAACGTCTCAGATGGCTCAGACTTAACGAGACAAGTTTTAGTGACGGCAGACGTAAACCGGTAAGTACCATCAAAGTAAGCCCTACTCCTGCTATCAGCGCTGTGGAGCGTGAGATCAATCCTATGCCGTTTGTACCTTCCCAGTATGCGGACAAGCAAGCAAGATGCGATGAGATCGTACAGATACAGGCGCACGGGCTGATCAAGCGTATGACACACGCACATATCCAAAAAGCCGTGATAGGCATCTCCGGTGGGCTTGACTCTACTCTTGCCCTGCTCTCTACGCATAGAGCTTTTGATATCATGGGATGGGATCACAAAGATATCGTGGCGATCACTATGCCCGGTTTTGGTACTACTACACGTACCAAGAGTAATGCAGAAAAGCTATGTGAGCGTCTCGGTGTGACACTCAAAACTGTAGAGATCACCAATCTCTCGCTTAATGAATTTGAAGCGATCGAGCATGATCCTTCCGAGCATACTGTTACTTATGAGAATGTACAGGCAAGGGCTAGAACTTCGATCCTGATGAACACTGCCAACAAGATTGGTGGTCTTGTGATCGGTACGGGTGACCTCAGTGAAGTAGCCCTGGGATGGTCAACATATAACGGTGATCATATGAGTATGTATGCGCTCAACTCAAGCATCCCCAAAACACTGGTACAGTATGTTATCGAATACTTCAAATCAGAAGAAAAAATCGCAGCGATCATCGATGATATCCTTGCAACACCTATCAGCCCCGAACTGCTTCCGCACAAAGAAGATGAGATCGTACAACACACCGAGTCTATCGTGGGACCTTACGAGCTACATGACTTCTTTTTGTACCACTTTATCAAGTATGGCGCAAAGCCTGAAAAGATACTCTACCTAGCGAAGAAAGCGTTTGATATTAAATACGATGAAGAACATATCAAAGAGTGGCTTACCCTATTCCTCAAGCGCTTCTTTACTCAGCAGTTCAAGCGTTCATGCATCCCTGACGGCCCTAAAGTCGGTACGATCAGCCTCTCTCCTAGAGCTGATTGGAGAATGCCGAGCGATGCAGATTTTGAGACGTGGATAAAAGCTTTAGATAATTAA
- a CDS encoding DUF502 domain-containing protein: MNNTPLKHFTHTVLQGLFGLLPITIFVVLILWMYGKVDLFVGWMFKTVGFTPEHHKFLWFLLALGIFVLLLYFMGLLIKTRLIGYFEKLLTKLPGYKTIKDLINIFNSSKEGENRVLVVVIKGFANEGYNIGLMYSQKESIIKDHYTVTLSMSPIPNGGYMFEVHKDNIYVIEEATFDDNLQYLLSMGVKSFAEVVKSEPKPLDTLPSLSSWLTTHKAS, translated from the coding sequence ATGAACAACACCCCGCTCAAACACTTCACACATACCGTACTACAGGGACTTTTTGGACTACTTCCCATCACGATCTTTGTTGTCTTGATCCTCTGGATGTACGGTAAGGTCGACCTATTTGTAGGCTGGATGTTCAAAACTGTCGGGTTTACTCCTGAACACCACAAGTTCTTGTGGTTTTTACTGGCTTTGGGGATTTTCGTACTTCTTTTATACTTTATGGGACTCCTGATAAAGACAAGACTTATCGGTTACTTTGAAAAACTATTGACAAAGCTACCCGGCTATAAGACGATCAAAGACCTTATCAACATCTTCAACTCCTCCAAAGAGGGAGAAAACCGTGTTCTTGTCGTAGTGATCAAAGGGTTTGCCAATGAAGGATACAATATCGGGCTGATGTATTCGCAAAAAGAGAGTATCATCAAAGACCACTACACTGTAACGCTTTCTATGTCCCCTATCCCTAATGGCGGATATATGTTTGAAGTACATAAGGACAACATCTATGTGATCGAAGAAGCTACCTTTGATGATAACCTTCAGTATCTACTCTCGATGGGTGTCAAAAGCTTTGCAGAAGTGGTCAAAAGCGAGCCAAAACCCCTGGATACGCTCCCCTCACTCTCTTCCTGGCTTACAACCCATAAAGCCAGCTAA
- the fabZ gene encoding 3-hydroxyacyl-ACP dehydratase FabZ: MLYNVTEIQKILPHRYPFLLVDRITELEAGKSIVGYKNITIAEPVFQGHFPDHPIYPGVMIIEGMAQAGGVLAFESMSDEEKASNTEKVVYFMSIDKAKFRAPVTPGDQLVYKLEVIKNKGAVWNLDGKAYVDDKLVAQAELKAMIVDK, translated from the coding sequence TTGCTATACAACGTAACAGAAATTCAAAAGATATTACCACATAGATACCCTTTCTTGCTAGTTGACAGAATCACGGAGCTAGAAGCGGGAAAATCTATCGTGGGATACAAAAATATCACTATTGCTGAGCCTGTATTTCAAGGGCACTTTCCTGATCACCCTATCTATCCGGGCGTAATGATCATTGAAGGTATGGCTCAAGCCGGTGGTGTACTTGCATTTGAAAGTATGAGCGATGAAGAAAAAGCAAGCAACACTGAAAAAGTTGTTTACTTTATGAGCATCGATAAAGCAAAATTCCGTGCACCCGTAACACCGGGAGACCAACTTGTATACAAACTTGAAGTGATCAAAAACAAAGGTGCGGTTTGGAACCTGGACGGGAAAGCCTATGTTGACGATAAGCTAGTGGCTCAAGCTGAGCTTAAAGCTATGATCGTAGACAAGTAG